The Phaeobacter gallaeciensis DSM 26640 genomic sequence CCGGATGTTCGGGTTTCGCTGTCAGATGATCGGCTGGAAATCGAATATCTCGCGGCTTGGCAAGGCGACGTCGAGATTATTGATCTGCCCCGCAGCGGTCGCGCAAGTGAAGCTACAGAAGCATTGGCTCAAGCGCGATCACTGCAACATGCTTTGAAAGCGCGCGCCTCGGCGCAAAAACAAGTTGTTGGACAAATTGTGGAACGTCAGGGGGCGTATTTCCGGTTTGGCGATCAGGCTTTGGTTCCCATGACCTTGTCTGAAATAGCCCAGGAAACCGGGTTTCATCTGAGCACTGTCAGCCGTGTTTTGAATGGGCTTCTGATCGAAGGGCCGAACGGTATTGTTTTGGCACGCACTTTGTTTTCCGGCACGGCATCTGTTCGCGGAACCCAATCCAAGCCACAGGTGCAGGCGCGTATTCGGGCGCTGCTGGCTGAAGAAGACAGCAAGAAACCGCTGTCGGACCGGCGACTGACAGCGATCCTTCAGTCTGAAGGGATCGCGATTTCACGCCGGGTTGTCTCAAACTACCGTCAGGATATCGGTATCCATCCGGCAGCAAAGCGACGCCAGCGAGCCTGACGCGTTTTTTCAGCAGGTCACGGAACTTCTGAAGTCGTATTACGCCTTTGCAGAGCAGATGCGTTCCTATGCTGCTGCAGTGCAGAAATTTCAAAGATTTCCAAAGATTTGTGCTGCGTTCCGCCAGGGCTTTTGAGGTCCTGACACAGGATCGTGTAACGCAAGTGTTTCAGCAAGTGTAACGCCGAGTGTAGCGCCTGAAACAGCGTGTGTAACAAATTAAGACAATGTCTTGATGTAGCTCGTTTGATCATTTTGCCAAGAAAAAACGCACATAAAAAAATTGCAAAAAAAGAAATTAAAAAACAGTGGCTTGGATGTTTTTCCATGTCCGGCACGGCTGTTTTTCGAATTCTGGAACGGGCCTTGCCTGAATAATAGCACAAGACGCTAGCGTTCACATCGGACGCTCTAAAGAACGAAGGATAGGGAGACAGGCCAGCAGCCGCTGCACTGCAGCGGGCAGTCGATCTTCTCAACCTTTGCCGAGAACCGGCGCCTAAAGCGGGCGCTAAACCGAAACGGCAAAAGCCGCCAACCGGGTGTCGGGTAACCGGCCCCAGAGCTAAGGAGGCTCATGGCATGACTTTGACGCTAAATAAAATCACGTCCCAGCGTGGTATCTCGGTAGGGGAGGCCACCAAGAAGATCTCCGATCTCGGATGGAATCCGTCCTACGTTCAGGAAGCAGCTACCTTCCCGACCGACTATAAAATCACCAAAGCACCTCGCGATCCTATGAAGCAGGTTCTGCGCTCTTACTTCCCGATGGAAGAAGAGAAGGACAACCGTGTTTACGGCGCGCTGGATGCGGCACTTCGTGGCGATATGTTCCGCAACGTGGAACCGCGCTGGATCGAATGGATGAAGCTGTTCCTGGCAATCATCCCATTCCCCGAAATCTCGGCGGCGCGGTCGATGGCTATGGTTGCACGCCTGTCACCGGGTGAGGACCTGCGCACCGGCTTCACCATGCAGATGGTTGATGAATTCCGTCACTCCACAATTCAGATGAACCTGAAGAAGTGGTACATGGAGAACTACATCGATCCGGCGGGCTTCGACATTACCGAAGAAGCTTTTGGCAAGTGTTATGCCACCACCATCGGCCGTCAGTTCGGCGAAGGGTTCATCACCGGGGACACCATGACCGCGGCCTGCATGTACCTGACCGTGGTAGCCGAAACCGCCTTCACCAATACGCTCTTTGTGGCGATGCCTTCGGAAGCGGCACGGAACGGTGACTACGCACTGCCGACCGTGTTCCTGTCGGTTCAGTCGGACGAAAGCCGTCACATTGGCAATGGTCACTCGCTTCTGATGGCCGCGCTGAAAGAGCCGGAGAACCACCTGCTGCTGGAGCGCGACCTGCGTTATGCTTTCTGGCAGAACCATGCCATCGTTGATGCCGCCATCGGTACGTTCATCGAATACGGCACCACGAACCGCGACAAGGAAAAGGAATCCTACGCGGAGATGTGGCATCGCTGGATCTTTGAAGACTACTACCGGACCTACATGCTTCCGCTCGAAAAATATGGCGTGAAGGTGCATCACGACGACGTTCAGGAAGCCTGGAAGCGGATCACCGAAAAGAACTACGTCCACAAGGTCGCACAGTTCTTTGCCGTCGGCTGGCCCGTTAACTTCTGGCGCATTGAAGCCCAGACCGAAAAGGACTTCGAGTGGTTCGAGCATAAATATCCGGGCTGGTACGCCGAGTTTGGCGAGTTCTGGAAGTGGTATGCGAAGCTGTCGAAGCCGGGCGAAAAGGTTGTCACCTTTAATGAGGACACCGGTTACGTCTATCCGCATCGCTGCTGGTCGTGCCTCGTGCCTTGCCTGATCCGTGAGGACATGGTGGTCGATGAGATCGATGGTGAGCTGCATACCTTTGCTCATGAACTGGATCGTTGGACTGCGGTCGAGGCCTTCTCTGACGAGTTCCAGGGTCGTCCGACCCCGGCAATGGGCAAGTTCTCGGGCAAGCGTGAATGGGAAACCGTCTATGACGGCTGGGATCTGGCGGATGCCATTAAGGATCTCAACTTCGTCCGCGACGATGGTGAGACCCTGATCCCGCAGCCGCATCTGCGCTTCGACAACAAGGATATGTGGAAGCTGGAGCACGTCCGCGGCCACACCCTGGCGTCACCGCTCAAGGCGCTGCGCGGCATGTCCGAAAGCGACCGCGAGGCACACATCGCCGAGTACCGTGCAGGCTTCACCATCAATCCCTGCAACTGATCATCACTATCGCTTGGGCCGCGGAAGCGGCCCAGGCACACCCCCCTGCCAGCAGGGGGAGAGGGAGGAAACAACAATGACAGACACCTACAAGGTGCGCCTTGAACCAGTCGGCGTGGAGTTCGAGGTCGAGGACGGCGAATACATCCTTGACGCTGCCTTTCGCCAGGGCATCGCGTTGCCGCACGGTTGCAAAGAGGGCCAATGCTCAGCCTGTAAATGCGTCCAGTTGGACGGCGAGTCCGAGATGGAAAACTACTCGACATTCGCACTCAACGATATGGAGAAGGACGGCGGCCATATTCTGATGTGCCGTTCGCTAGCTCTCAGCGATCTTGATATTGAGCTGCTGAATTACGACGAAGAAGTTCTATCCAAAAGTATCCCGGTCAAGCAGTTCACCGGCCGGATCACCGATTTTCAGAAGCTCACCCATGATATTCGCGGAGTCCAGATCGAACTGGATACGCCTTTGAAATTCTGGGCGGGTCAATATGTCGACATCACGGTCAAAACCGAAGAAGGGGAGGAGATTACACGCTCGTTCTCCATGGCAAATCCGCCGAGCGAAACCCAAAAACTCGGCTTCATCATCAAAAAATACCCCGACGGACGCTTCAGCAACGAACTTGACGACGGAGGTATCAAGGCCGGAGCAGAAGTCAGCATCGAAGGCCCCTACGGAATGTGCTTCCGACGGGAAGAACGACAAGGACCCGTGATCCTGGTCGGTGCCGGTTCGGGCATGTCGCCGGTGTGGTCAATCCTGAACGACCAAGTGACCAGTGGCGAAGATCGTCCGGTTTACTTCTACTATGGCGCTCGTACGCAGGACGACCTGTTCAAGCTTGATGAGATAAATGCCATCACCGAAGCACATCCCAATGTGCAGTTTATCCCTGTGCTTAGCCATGAGGATGAAGGCAATGGATGGGCTGGCGCACGTGGGTTCGTACACGAATACGTCGACACGCATCTGCGCGATCTGGGAGTTAACGGCGAGGGGGACGTTTATGCCTGTGGCCCGCCGCCGATGATTGATGCGCTGACACCAGTGCTGTTCATGCACGACTTCGATACCGACCGCATCTTCTTCGACAAGTTCACGCCCACGTCCGGTTCTTCGGACCACTGACGGTCCGAACGCTCGTGAAGTGAACGAAAACTAAGGGAGGCAATCATGCCAGCAACATCCAGCTCAGTCGGGTCCGGTGCCGCCGGTGCCGCGGAATTCATCGGCTCCAAGAGCCGCAAATACAACTACTTCGAGCCGCGCGGCAAGCGGGCGACCCATTACGAGGATGTCACTGTTGACGTCCAGCCTGATCCTGAACGCTACCTGATCCAAAACTGGATCATTGAATTTGAGGGTGGCAAGGGCGGTGGCGCCTACCAGAAGGACAACACAGCAGCGTTGTCGTCGAACTGGCACGCCTTCCGCGCACCGGACCAGGAATGGGAGCGGACCCATTATCAGCGCCAGTCGAAGATTGAGACCATGGTGCAGAATGTAATCTCGAACGCTCGCAAAGCTGGCGCGCACAAGGTCTTCGACAGGAATTGGCAGACCATCCTGCAGAAGCACTTGGGGGCTTGGAAACACGCGGAATTCGGCCTCGGCACGTCGCTGATGCAGGCGCAGCGTTACGGCTATACCCAGATGATCAACAATGCCACGTTGACCAATTCTTCCTACAAGATGCGCTTGACCCAGGACATCACGCTGTATCTGGCCGAAATCGGCATGGATATCGACGGCTGGGATGACACTCTTGGCAAGAAGATGTGGCTGGAAGATCCGATCTGGC encodes the following:
- a CDS encoding aromatic/alkene monooxygenase hydroxylase subunit beta: MPATSSSVGSGAAGAAEFIGSKSRKYNYFEPRGKRATHYEDVTVDVQPDPERYLIQNWIIEFEGGKGGGAYQKDNTAALSSNWHAFRAPDQEWERTHYQRQSKIETMVQNVISNARKAGAHKVFDRNWQTILQKHLGAWKHAEFGLGTSLMQAQRYGYTQMINNATLTNSSYKMRLTQDITLYLAEIGMDIDGWDDTLGKKMWLEDPIWQPCREAIETIMGSEDYLEQYFAINIVFEPMVGELIRSGFFMQAAAANNDFITPPVISAAEADYERNLANTVDLIHLLAHDEEHGQHNRALFKAWLSKHGDLAEKAAAALQPIWSQPHSKPVSFEDVKAVSKERIGRIIAELGLS
- a CDS encoding aromatic/alkene/methane monooxygenase hydroxylase/oxygenase subunit alpha — its product is MTLTLNKITSQRGISVGEATKKISDLGWNPSYVQEAATFPTDYKITKAPRDPMKQVLRSYFPMEEEKDNRVYGALDAALRGDMFRNVEPRWIEWMKLFLAIIPFPEISAARSMAMVARLSPGEDLRTGFTMQMVDEFRHSTIQMNLKKWYMENYIDPAGFDITEEAFGKCYATTIGRQFGEGFITGDTMTAACMYLTVVAETAFTNTLFVAMPSEAARNGDYALPTVFLSVQSDESRHIGNGHSLLMAALKEPENHLLLERDLRYAFWQNHAIVDAAIGTFIEYGTTNRDKEKESYAEMWHRWIFEDYYRTYMLPLEKYGVKVHHDDVQEAWKRITEKNYVHKVAQFFAVGWPVNFWRIEAQTEKDFEWFEHKYPGWYAEFGEFWKWYAKLSKPGEKVVTFNEDTGYVYPHRCWSCLVPCLIREDMVVDEIDGELHTFAHELDRWTAVEAFSDEFQGRPTPAMGKFSGKREWETVYDGWDLADAIKDLNFVRDDGETLIPQPHLRFDNKDMWKLEHVRGHTLASPLKALRGMSESDREAHIAEYRAGFTINPCN
- a CDS encoding NADH:ubiquinone reductase (Na(+)-transporting) subunit F, yielding MTDTYKVRLEPVGVEFEVEDGEYILDAAFRQGIALPHGCKEGQCSACKCVQLDGESEMENYSTFALNDMEKDGGHILMCRSLALSDLDIELLNYDEEVLSKSIPVKQFTGRITDFQKLTHDIRGVQIELDTPLKFWAGQYVDITVKTEEGEEITRSFSMANPPSETQKLGFIIKKYPDGRFSNELDDGGIKAGAEVSIEGPYGMCFRREERQGPVILVGAGSGMSPVWSILNDQVTSGEDRPVYFYYGARTQDDLFKLDEINAITEAHPNVQFIPVLSHEDEGNGWAGARGFVHEYVDTHLRDLGVNGEGDVYACGPPPMIDALTPVLFMHDFDTDRIFFDKFTPTSGSSDH